The nucleotide sequence TGCATGCCGCAATGTATGCCGACTAGACTGAAAATCCCTACAAAGATCCGCCTCGGCAGGCAAGACGGATCCCACTGGCCAATCACCGTTATAAATACGCTGCTCTAGCGTTTTGGCTAAAGACTTATATAACGGTGATCGTTCACTCAATTTAAGAAAGTCCAAACATTTTTTTACCAGCAACTGGCAAACGTGCTTTCAGAATATCGCCAGATAAAGACTCGGTAATGTAGAGATCTTTTCCATCCGCCCCACCAAAACACATATTAGCCAAATGATGGTGATGTGGGTTCTCAGAGTAGATCAAGTGGGTTGGCAGCATATTGTTATCAAATCTCCAGATTCCAATACCTAGGTGACATACCAACAAGCCGTTTTCTGAATCCATTTCAATACCATCTGGACCTGCAACGCCACCTGTTAACTGTATCGCTACACCTGTCTTGGAAACAGAGCCGTCAGCCATCAAAGGCAATCTCCAAATTTGCTGAGATCTAGTGGCCGCTACGAATACATGCTTTTCTTGAGTATTCAAAGTAATGCCGTTTGGGCTTGGCACATTTAGCGCCAAACGATCCAGTTGCCCATTGGCACGCAATCTAAACACGCGACCAGTTGGGTCAGCAATGCCGGTCTGACCTTGATCTGTGAAATACAAATCGCCATTCGAGGCAAAGTGAAGATCGTTCAAGCCTTTAAAGTTTTCGCTATACATCGATCCTAAGATAGTTTCAATTTTTCCAGTTTTTGGATCTAGCGCTAACAAACCTGCTTTGTAATCACAAATAAAAGCGCGCCCATCTTTATGAAACTTCATGCCGTTTGGCCAACCATCATATTGAGTAATCAGCTCCCACTCGCCCTTGGTGTCGATGCGGAAAATACGGCCAAAGGGAATGTCGACGAACCACAAATTGCCCTCACGATCGAATGAAGGCCCCTCTAAAAAGCACTCTACTTCTGCGCCTTGGCGATTAGGATCGGACCATCCTGTACGGG is from Polynucleobacter sp. MWH-S4W17 and encodes:
- a CDS encoding SMP-30/gluconolactonase/LRE family protein, coding for MTMHNPFQPVEKIKTEVFSTMPEKFRKKSRTGWSDPNRQGAEVECFLEGPSFDREGNLWFVDIPFGRIFRIDTKGEWELITQYDGWPNGMKFHKDGRAFICDYKAGLLALDPKTGKIETILGSMYSENFKGLNDLHFASNGDLYFTDQGQTGIADPTGRVFRLRANGQLDRLALNVPSPNGITLNTQEKHVFVAATRSQQIWRLPLMADGSVSKTGVAIQLTGGVAGPDGIEMDSENGLLVCHLGIGIWRFDNNMLPTHLIYSENPHHHHLANMCFGGADGKDLYITESLSGDILKARLPVAGKKMFGLS